From Erwinia pyri, a single genomic window includes:
- the flhB gene encoding flagellar biosynthesis protein FlhB, with product MAGDSEEEKTESATPHRIEKAREEGQIPRSRELTSVLMLVAGLSILWMTGASMARKIGALLADGLKFNHSVVSDTSQMFHLLGNLVTQGVFALIPMMAGLVLVAIAAPMLLGGIVFSKALKFDLGKMNPIKGLGRLFSAQSAAELLKSVLKAILVGCVTWLYISSHWPDMLRLISENPYSALANALNMIAMCSILIVLGLSPMVGFDVFWQLYSYFKGLRMTRQDIRDEYKQQEGDPHVKGRIRQQMRAAARRRMMADVPKADVIVTNPTHYSVALQYDERKMSAPKVVAKGAGEIALRIRELGKEHRIPVLEAPPLARALYRHSEIGQHIPGTLYAAVAEVLAWVWQLRRWKLEGGLAPKKPDNLPVPEALDFATREDD from the coding sequence GTGGCCGGAGACAGCGAAGAGGAAAAGACCGAATCCGCAACCCCCCACCGAATAGAAAAAGCACGAGAAGAGGGACAGATACCGCGTTCGCGCGAGCTGACTTCGGTGCTGATGCTGGTGGCGGGGCTCTCTATTTTGTGGATGACCGGGGCCTCTATGGCGCGAAAAATCGGTGCGCTGCTGGCCGACGGGCTCAAATTCAATCACTCCGTAGTCAGCGATACCAGCCAGATGTTCCATCTGCTGGGCAATCTGGTGACTCAGGGAGTGTTTGCACTGATCCCGATGATGGCCGGTCTGGTACTGGTCGCCATCGCCGCGCCGATGCTGCTGGGCGGCATCGTTTTCAGCAAGGCGCTGAAGTTCGATCTGGGGAAGATGAACCCGATAAAAGGGTTAGGGCGGCTCTTTTCCGCTCAGTCCGCCGCGGAATTACTGAAGTCCGTATTGAAAGCGATTCTGGTGGGCTGCGTGACCTGGCTTTATATCAGCAGCCACTGGCCAGATATGCTGCGGCTGATCAGCGAAAACCCCTACAGCGCACTGGCAAACGCGCTGAATATGATTGCGATGTGCAGCATCCTGATCGTTCTGGGGCTGTCGCCGATGGTGGGCTTCGACGTCTTCTGGCAGCTCTACAGCTACTTCAAAGGGCTGCGGATGACTCGCCAGGATATCCGCGATGAGTACAAGCAGCAGGAAGGTGACCCGCACGTAAAAGGGCGCATCCGTCAGCAAATGCGTGCCGCAGCCCGCCGACGCATGATGGCCGATGTGCCGAAAGCGGATGTTATCGTCACCAACCCGACGCACTACTCTGTCGCCTTACAGTATGACGAACGCAAAATGAGCGCCCCGAAAGTGGTGGCGAAAGGGGCAGGGGAGATCGCCCTGCGCATTCGTGAACTGGGTAAAGAGCACCGTATTCCTGTTTTAGAAGCACCGCCGCTGGCGCGTGCGTTGTACCGACACAGTGAGATTGGCCAGCATATTCCGGGAACGTTATATGCGGCCGTAGCAGAAGTGTTAGCCTGGGTATGGCAACTCCGTCGCTGGAAGCTGGAGGGTGGTCTTGCCCCGAAAAAACCTGACAATTTACCGGTGCCGGAAGCGCTGGACTTTGCCACAAGAGAAGATGACTGA